In the genome of Desulfuromonas sp. DDH964, one region contains:
- a CDS encoding YcxB family protein, whose product MPETLLLQYRLTRELWRDFFEAHYSCDRALKQCYLWGVVCIIIGCFGFGGLYASKVIAGLLLATGFFAVLSRPLLVIRSLRAAVRHPFFGQELTVTVGPEGIAVRSGNAGYRQPWGNFFGYRRLAPGFLLYHDRNAFFFIPMAAMTAGDARRMEEILDTAVVPKLR is encoded by the coding sequence ATGCCCGAGACCCTCCTGCTGCAATACCGGCTTACCCGCGAACTCTGGCGCGACTTCTTCGAGGCCCACTACAGCTGTGATCGTGCCCTCAAACAGTGCTACCTCTGGGGCGTGGTCTGCATCATCATCGGCTGCTTCGGCTTCGGCGGTCTCTATGCCTCGAAGGTGATTGCCGGCTTGCTGCTGGCCACCGGGTTTTTCGCGGTGCTGTCGCGCCCCTTGCTGGTCATCAGGTCGTTGCGCGCCGCTGTTCGCCACCCCTTCTTCGGCCAGGAGCTGACAGTAACAGTCGGTCCCGAAGGGATCGCCGTGCGCAGCGGCAATGCCGGGTATCGCCAGCCCTGGGGGAATTTTTTCGGCTATCGCCGCCTTGCTCCTGGCTTTCTTCTCTACCATGACCGCAATGCGTTTTTCTTTATCCCGATGGCGGCGATGACGGCGGGGGATGCCCGGCGCATGGAAGAGATTCTCGACACGGCCGTGGTGCCGAAACTGCGGTAA
- a CDS encoding zinc ribbon domain-containing protein — protein MKICPFCAEEIQDAAIKCRHCGEFLDNSRSRLNAKEKLPWYFRTTFIVIALSCVGPLALPLIWWRPQLSTAWKIGLTVGILVLSWFLYQATLESLRTIEEYYRLLDSL, from the coding sequence ATGAAAATATGTCCTTTTTGTGCGGAAGAGATCCAGGACGCTGCGATCAAATGCCGTCACTGTGGCGAGTTTCTCGACAATTCACGTTCGCGGTTGAATGCGAAAGAAAAACTGCCCTGGTACTTCAGGACCACCTTCATCGTCATCGCCCTCTCTTGTGTCGGGCCCCTGGCCCTGCCCCTGATCTGGTGGCGGCCACAACTGTCAACGGCCTGGAAAATCGGTCTGACGGTCGGCATTCTTGTCCTCAGCTGGTTCCTTTATCAGGCGACCCTGGAATCCCTTCGTACCATCGAGGAGTATTACAGGCTCCTTGATTCGCTGTAG